Proteins co-encoded in one Methylobacterium sp. WL1 genomic window:
- a CDS encoding ABC transporter permease → MRALRSGAPQLLTFAAVLLADRLASPQFLAVHLQDGRLFGSLIDVFNRGAPVALLSLGMVLVVATGGIDLSVGAVMAIAGAVAASLADSYPLPVVLAAALGTGLACGLWNGFLVATLRIQPIVATLILMVAGRGIAQLITEGRIVTFASPDLAFLGGGALLGVPMPVVLVLVLLLLTLALVRGSALGLMIEATGGNARASALAGIDTRSVTVAVYAWSGVCAALAGVVAAADILGADANNAGLWLELDAILAVVVAGSSLLGGRFSLWLAVLGAFIIQAMNTGILLSGLPPELNLVVKAAVVLAVLLLQSPRLSGLTLLLRKP, encoded by the coding sequence ATGCGCGCCCTTCGCTCCGGAGCGCCCCAGCTCCTCACCTTCGCGGCCGTGCTCCTGGCCGACCGCCTCGCCTCGCCGCAATTCCTCGCGGTCCATCTCCAGGACGGGCGCCTGTTCGGCAGCCTGATCGACGTGTTCAACCGCGGCGCGCCGGTGGCGCTGCTGTCGCTCGGCATGGTGCTGGTGGTGGCCACCGGCGGCATCGACCTGTCGGTGGGTGCCGTGATGGCGATCGCCGGTGCGGTCGCGGCGAGCCTTGCCGACAGCTACCCCCTGCCGGTGGTGCTCGCGGCCGCCCTCGGCACCGGGCTCGCCTGCGGGCTGTGGAACGGGTTCCTGGTGGCGACCCTGCGGATCCAGCCGATCGTCGCCACCCTGATCCTGATGGTCGCCGGCCGGGGCATCGCCCAGCTGATCACCGAGGGCCGCATTGTCACCTTCGCGTCGCCCGACCTCGCCTTCCTGGGCGGCGGCGCGCTGCTGGGCGTGCCGATGCCGGTGGTGCTGGTCCTCGTCCTACTCCTCCTGACGCTCGCCCTGGTGCGCGGCTCGGCGCTCGGCCTGATGATCGAGGCCACCGGCGGCAACGCCCGCGCCAGCGCGCTCGCCGGCATCGACACCCGGTCGGTGACGGTGGCGGTCTACGCCTGGAGCGGCGTCTGCGCGGCGCTGGCCGGCGTGGTCGCGGCGGCCGACATCCTGGGGGCGGATGCCAACAATGCCGGGCTGTGGCTGGAGCTCGACGCGATCCTGGCCGTGGTGGTGGCCGGCTCGTCCCTGCTCGGCGGGCGGTTCAGCCTGTGGCTGGCGGTGCTCGGGGCCTTCATCATCCAGGCGATGAACACCGGAATCCTGCTCTCCGGCCTGCCGCCGGAGCTCAACCTCGTGGTCAAGGCGGCGGTGGTGCTGGCGGTGCTCCTGCTCCAGTCGCCCCGCCTGTCGGGTCTGACCCTGCTGCTGCGGAAGCCATGA
- a CDS encoding xanthine dehydrogenase family protein molybdopterin-binding subunit has product MTATATPQDSAAGTRHGSSIGQPLTRRDGPLKVTGQARFSADNLPPGTLHAALCVARIAKGRVTGLNRSAAEAHPGVVAVMTPENAPKLAQDPDAKAGPFIFRLDLLQNDRVRYANQPIAVVIAETLEAATEGARLLAPTYATETPRIGLDSGDVFTPDSVGVGAPPSESDGDVEAGLASASRTIAATYETPAQYHNAMEPHAALAQWDGDRLTLHMPTQGLAISQGRLAGLFGIKPDDIHIESPYLGGGFGSKGVPSGPQVLACMAARMVGRPVKLVPTRSQMYGPMGHRGPTRQTLRLGTDAAGKLTALDHHILTASSSFDDFFEPAGRATSTLYASPAIAIRHEAVRLDTGTPLFMRAPGEATGSVALESALDEMAHELGMDPLEFRLANYAEVEPITGKPFSSKALRACYQRGAEAFGWAGRPLQPRQTRDKDGFLVGIGMGTATFPALIFEGMARAEIRADGTGTVELGAIDMGQGAWTALAQIAADGLGIGMEALTFRMGSSDLPNAGIAGGSGHTATAGNAIHAASQDVIAQLAKLATDDPASPLYGAGNAGVTAAGGRLTRQDDPSRSESFADILKRAGRASIEGQGKAGADPAAQKSYAMHAHGAVFAEVRVDPDLGQIRVSRLVGAFAAGRVINPRLVQSQYYGGMIWGLSFALHERAEMDPRTGRFLNDNLAEYHLPVNADIPAMEAILVHEDDAIVNALGVKGVGEIGITGTVGAIANAVWHATGVRVREMPITLDKLLG; this is encoded by the coding sequence ATGACCGCGACCGCAACACCCCAGGACTCCGCCGCCGGCACCCGCCACGGCTCCAGCATCGGCCAGCCGCTGACCCGGCGGGACGGGCCCCTCAAGGTGACCGGCCAGGCCCGGTTCTCCGCCGACAACCTGCCCCCCGGCACGCTGCACGCGGCGCTCTGCGTCGCCCGGATCGCCAAGGGCCGGGTCACCGGCCTGAACCGGTCCGCCGCTGAGGCCCATCCGGGCGTCGTCGCAGTGATGACCCCGGAGAACGCCCCGAAACTCGCCCAGGACCCGGACGCCAAGGCCGGACCGTTCATCTTCCGCCTCGACCTGCTGCAGAACGACCGGGTCCGCTACGCCAACCAGCCGATCGCCGTGGTGATCGCCGAGACCCTCGAGGCCGCCACCGAGGGCGCGCGGTTGCTGGCGCCGACCTACGCGACCGAGACGCCGCGCATCGGCCTCGATTCCGGCGACGTGTTCACCCCGGATTCGGTGGGCGTCGGCGCGCCCCCGTCCGAGAGCGACGGCGACGTCGAGGCGGGCCTGGCATCCGCCTCGCGCACCATCGCGGCCACCTACGAGACCCCGGCCCAGTACCACAACGCCATGGAGCCGCACGCGGCCCTGGCCCAGTGGGACGGCGACCGGCTGACCCTGCACATGCCGACCCAGGGGCTGGCGATCTCGCAGGGACGGCTCGCCGGGCTGTTCGGGATCAAGCCCGACGACATCCACATCGAGAGCCCCTATCTCGGCGGCGGCTTCGGCTCGAAGGGCGTGCCCTCGGGGCCGCAGGTGCTCGCCTGCATGGCGGCCCGGATGGTCGGGCGGCCGGTCAAGCTCGTGCCGACCCGCTCCCAGATGTACGGCCCGATGGGCCATCGCGGCCCGACTCGGCAGACGCTCCGGCTCGGCACCGACGCGGCCGGCAAGCTCACGGCGCTCGACCACCACATCCTGACCGCCTCCTCGAGCTTCGACGACTTCTTCGAGCCGGCCGGCCGGGCGACTAGCACCCTCTACGCCAGCCCGGCCATCGCGATCCGGCACGAGGCGGTGCGGCTCGATACCGGCACGCCCCTGTTCATGCGTGCCCCCGGCGAGGCCACCGGCAGCGTCGCCCTCGAGAGCGCGCTCGACGAGATGGCCCACGAACTCGGCATGGACCCGCTGGAGTTCCGGCTCGCCAACTACGCCGAGGTCGAGCCGATCACCGGCAAGCCGTTCTCGTCCAAGGCCCTGCGTGCGTGTTACCAGCGCGGCGCCGAGGCGTTCGGCTGGGCTGGACGCCCGCTCCAGCCCCGCCAGACCCGGGACAAAGATGGCTTCCTGGTCGGCATCGGCATGGGCACCGCCACCTTCCCGGCCCTGATCTTCGAGGGCATGGCCCGGGCGGAGATCCGCGCCGACGGCACCGGCACGGTGGAACTCGGGGCGATCGACATGGGCCAGGGCGCCTGGACCGCGCTCGCCCAGATCGCCGCCGACGGGCTCGGGATCGGCATGGAGGCCCTCACCTTCCGGATGGGGTCTTCCGACCTCCCGAATGCCGGCATTGCGGGCGGCTCCGGCCACACCGCCACCGCCGGCAACGCGATCCACGCCGCATCCCAGGACGTGATCGCCCAGCTGGCCAAGCTCGCCACCGACGACCCCGCCTCCCCGCTCTACGGCGCCGGCAATGCCGGGGTCACCGCGGCGGGCGGGCGCCTGACCCGGCAGGACGACCCGAGCCGGAGCGAGTCCTTCGCCGACATCCTGAAGCGGGCCGGGCGGGCCAGCATCGAGGGCCAGGGCAAGGCCGGGGCCGACCCGGCCGCGCAGAAATCCTACGCGATGCACGCCCACGGCGCGGTCTTCGCCGAGGTGCGGGTCGATCCCGATCTCGGCCAGATCCGGGTCAGCCGGCTGGTCGGCGCCTTCGCGGCCGGCCGGGTGATCAACCCACGGCTGGTCCAGAGCCAGTATTACGGCGGGATGATCTGGGGCCTGTCTTTCGCCCTGCACGAGCGGGCCGAGATGGACCCGCGCACCGGCCGCTTCCTCAACGACAACCTGGCCGAGTACCACCTGCCGGTGAACGCCGACATCCCGGCCATGGAGGCGATCCTGGTCCACGAGGACGATGCGATCGTGAACGCGCTCGGCGTCAAGGGCGTCGGCGAGATCGGCATCACCGGCACGGTCGGCGCCATCGCCAACGCGGTCTGGCACGCCACCGGCGTGCGGGTGCGCGAGATGCCGATCACCCTGGACAAGCTCCTGGGCTGA
- a CDS encoding dihydrodipicolinate synthase family protein, producing MPLTSDLRGVVPIAPTPFHPDGRIDAVSLDRMTDFFGGAGVDGLTILGQLGEAGKLDHGEGLAVARQVLGRTRLPVIVGVTAPGFAAMRALAREVMEMGAAGVMIAPPNTLRTDDQVVGYYRNAVEAIGSDVPFVLQDYPLTFSVQMTPGVIRRIVSENPSCVMLKHEDWPGLEKISTLRGFEADGSMRHIAILVGNGGLFLDFETERGADGANTGYAFPEMLVDVVRLGRAGERDAAHDLFDAHLPYLRYEQQQGPLGLAVRKYVFQRRGIFSSDAQRKPSQALTPQAKAEVEYLLARLARTDPRAKLMESQGL from the coding sequence ATGCCCCTCACCAGCGATCTCCGCGGCGTCGTGCCGATCGCCCCGACGCCGTTCCACCCGGACGGCCGGATCGACGCGGTCTCCCTCGACCGGATGACCGACTTCTTCGGCGGCGCGGGCGTCGACGGCCTGACGATCCTCGGCCAGCTCGGCGAGGCCGGCAAGCTCGACCATGGCGAAGGGCTCGCCGTCGCGAGGCAGGTCCTCGGGCGCACCCGCCTGCCGGTGATCGTCGGCGTGACGGCGCCGGGCTTCGCGGCCATGCGGGCGCTCGCCCGCGAGGTGATGGAGATGGGCGCGGCCGGCGTGATGATCGCCCCGCCGAACACCCTGCGCACCGACGACCAGGTGGTCGGCTATTACCGCAACGCCGTCGAGGCGATCGGCTCGGACGTCCCCTTCGTGCTTCAGGACTATCCCCTCACCTTCTCGGTGCAGATGACGCCCGGCGTGATCCGCCGGATCGTGTCCGAGAACCCCTCCTGCGTGATGCTCAAGCACGAGGACTGGCCGGGGCTGGAAAAGATCTCGACCCTGCGGGGCTTCGAGGCGGACGGCTCGATGCGCCACATCGCGATCCTGGTCGGCAATGGCGGCCTGTTCCTGGATTTCGAGACCGAGCGCGGTGCCGACGGCGCCAACACCGGCTACGCCTTCCCGGAGATGCTGGTCGACGTGGTCCGCCTCGGCCGGGCGGGGGAGCGCGACGCCGCCCACGACCTGTTCGACGCCCACCTGCCCTACCTGCGCTACGAGCAGCAGCAGGGCCCGCTCGGGCTCGCGGTGCGCAAATACGTGTTCCAGCGCCGGGGGATCTTCTCGTCCGACGCCCAGCGCAAGCCGTCCCAGGCGCTCACCCCGCAGGCCAAGGCCGAGGTCGAGTACCTGCTGGCCCGCCTCGCCCGCACGGATCCGCGGGCGAAGCTGATGGAGTCCCAAGGTCTGTGA
- the ytfQ gene encoding galactofuranose ABC transporter, galactofuranose-binding protein YtfQ, translated as MIAGAMLAWAGGAQAASLTVGFSQIGSESGWRAAETTVTKDEAKKRGITVKIADAQQKQENQIKAIRSFVAQGVDAILLAPVVATGWDSVLKEARDAKIPVILLDRDIDPAGKDLYLTAVTSDSVEEGRVAGAWLAKTVGEKPCAVVELQGTVGASVATNRKKGFDAALAPHANLKLVRSQTGDFTRAKGKEVMESFIKAEGGRAICAVYAHNDDMMVGAIQAMKEAGLKPGKDILTVSIDAVPDIFKAIAAGEANATVELTPDMAGPAFDVLKAYKEKGTVPPKWIQTESKLYTAADDPMKVYNSKKNLGY; from the coding sequence ATGATCGCGGGCGCGATGCTGGCGTGGGCCGGCGGGGCCCAGGCCGCCTCGCTGACCGTCGGGTTCTCGCAGATCGGTTCCGAATCCGGCTGGCGCGCCGCCGAGACGACCGTGACCAAGGACGAGGCCAAGAAGCGCGGCATCACCGTCAAGATCGCCGACGCGCAGCAGAAGCAGGAGAACCAGATCAAGGCGATCCGGTCCTTCGTGGCGCAGGGGGTCGACGCGATCCTGCTCGCCCCCGTGGTCGCCACCGGCTGGGATTCCGTGCTCAAGGAAGCCCGCGACGCGAAGATCCCGGTGATCCTGCTCGACCGCGACATCGATCCCGCCGGCAAGGACCTCTACCTGACCGCCGTCACCTCCGACAGCGTCGAGGAAGGCCGGGTCGCCGGCGCGTGGCTCGCCAAGACGGTCGGCGAGAAGCCCTGCGCCGTGGTCGAACTCCAGGGCACGGTCGGCGCCAGCGTCGCCACCAACCGCAAGAAGGGCTTCGACGCCGCCCTCGCGCCCCACGCCAACCTGAAGCTCGTCCGCAGCCAGACCGGCGACTTCACCCGGGCCAAGGGCAAGGAGGTGATGGAGAGCTTCATCAAGGCCGAGGGCGGCCGCGCGATCTGCGCGGTCTACGCGCACAACGACGACATGATGGTCGGCGCCATCCAGGCGATGAAGGAGGCCGGCCTGAAGCCCGGGAAGGACATCCTGACGGTCTCGATCGACGCGGTCCCCGACATCTTCAAGGCGATCGCCGCCGGCGAGGCCAACGCCACCGTCGAGCTCACCCCCGACATGGCCGGCCCCGCCTTCGACGTGCTGAAGGCCTACAAGGAGAAGGGCACCGTCCCGCCCAAGTGGATCCAGACCGAGTCGAAGCTCTACACGGCCGCGGATGATCCGATGAAGGTCTACAACAGCAAGAAGAACCTCGGCTACTGA
- a CDS encoding sugar ABC transporter ATP-binding protein, protein MSDSALLTVRGLSKSFAGHQALAGVDFTLRRGEIHALLGENGAGKSTFIKTLTGVVRRDAGEVWLEGAPIAPRSAEAASRAGIATVYQEVGLLPNLTVAQNLFLGREPTRFGLVRNREMRRRATELLADFGLAIDVGAPLGRYPVAVQHLVAIARAVDLSARALILDEPTASLDTHEVTVLFGVMRRLAERGIGIVFVTHFLEQVYAITDRITVLRNGRLVTERETARFPRLELVHTMLGHDLAETEARAEPAHRADRAGPGTPVLKAEGLGKAGYLQPIDLTVGSGEVVGLAGLLGSGRTETARLLFGAERADRGRILLDGKPVQIAGPRDALRHRFGYCPEERKTEGIVADLTVRENIVLALQARRGPFRPLGRAAQDKIARDFIAMLDIRPPDPERPIGLLSGGNQQKALLARWLATEPRLLILDEPTRGIDVGAHAEIIRLIRRLCDEGLALLVISSELEEIVTYSDRVIVMRDRAQVAELAGSAVDLTAILRAIAQDAPAPAPVPEPA, encoded by the coding sequence GTGTCCGATTCCGCTCTGCTCACCGTCCGCGGGCTCTCGAAGAGCTTTGCCGGGCACCAGGCCCTCGCAGGGGTCGACTTCACCTTACGCCGGGGAGAGATCCACGCCCTCCTCGGCGAGAACGGCGCCGGCAAGTCGACCTTCATCAAGACGCTCACCGGCGTCGTCCGGCGCGATGCCGGCGAGGTCTGGCTCGAGGGCGCCCCGATCGCCCCGCGCTCGGCGGAAGCCGCGTCCCGGGCCGGCATCGCCACGGTCTACCAGGAGGTCGGCCTGCTGCCGAACCTCACCGTGGCGCAGAACCTGTTCCTGGGCCGCGAGCCGACCCGGTTCGGCCTCGTGCGCAATCGGGAGATGCGCCGGCGCGCCACCGAGCTGCTCGCGGATTTCGGCCTGGCGATCGATGTCGGCGCGCCGCTCGGCCGCTACCCGGTGGCGGTGCAGCACCTCGTGGCGATCGCCCGGGCGGTGGATCTCTCGGCCCGGGCCCTGATCCTCGACGAGCCGACCGCGAGCCTCGACACCCACGAGGTCACGGTGCTGTTCGGCGTGATGCGCCGCCTCGCCGAGCGGGGGATCGGCATCGTCTTCGTGACCCACTTCCTGGAGCAGGTCTACGCGATCACCGACCGCATCACGGTCCTGCGCAACGGCCGGCTGGTGACGGAGCGCGAGACCGCGCGCTTCCCCCGCCTCGAGCTGGTGCACACGATGCTGGGCCACGACCTCGCCGAGACCGAGGCCCGGGCCGAGCCGGCGCACCGGGCGGACCGGGCCGGACCCGGCACGCCGGTCCTGAAGGCCGAGGGGCTCGGCAAGGCCGGCTACCTCCAGCCCATCGACCTCACGGTGGGCAGCGGCGAGGTGGTCGGCCTCGCGGGCCTCCTCGGCTCCGGGCGGACCGAGACCGCCCGCCTGCTGTTCGGCGCCGAGCGGGCCGATCGCGGCCGCATCCTGCTCGACGGCAAGCCGGTCCAGATCGCCGGCCCCCGGGACGCCCTGCGCCACCGGTTCGGCTACTGCCCGGAGGAGCGCAAGACCGAGGGCATCGTCGCCGACCTGACGGTGCGGGAGAACATCGTGCTGGCCCTCCAGGCCCGGCGCGGCCCGTTCCGGCCGCTCGGCCGCGCGGCCCAGGACAAGATCGCCCGCGACTTCATCGCGATGCTCGACATCCGGCCGCCCGATCCGGAGCGGCCGATCGGGCTCCTGTCCGGGGGCAACCAGCAGAAGGCGCTGCTCGCGCGCTGGCTCGCCACCGAGCCGCGCCTGCTGATCCTCGACGAGCCGACCCGGGGCATCGATGTCGGGGCCCATGCGGAGATCATCCGGCTGATCCGCCGGCTCTGCGACGAGGGGCTCGCCCTCCTGGTGATCTCCTCGGAGCTGGAGGAAATCGTGACCTATTCCGACCGGGTGATCGTGATGCGCGACCGGGCCCAGGTGGCCGAGCTCGCCGGCAGCGCGGTCGACCTCACCGCCATCCTCCGGGCGATCGCCCAGGACGCGCCTGCGCCCGCACCGGTCCCGGAGCCTGCCTGA
- a CDS encoding membrane-bound PQQ-dependent dehydrogenase, glucose/quinate/shikimate family — protein sequence MAVKILGLLTAILGLSLICFGYKLAAVGGSPFYATVGLGVLAAGIQLARRRQGGFWLYALSLAAAFAWTIHEVGFDKWQWIPRGALILFLGLLLSLPFVPGGLRNAPRHPWAPGLGNGPLALRAVVALLMAASGAAWFVDPVETRGSLPTVAQAGNAAVDPSGVAYPADDWVAYGGTNLGQRYSALKDIDTGNVRGLKVAWEHHTGDLREGDGRDSKEYTFEATPIKVNGLLYFCTPHSIVQALEPETGRVVWSFDPRMQRDAQYQHQTCRGVSYNDSATYVVPAETDPAAAQAAAAAIAECPRRIIAASVDAKLYALNADTGAPCGRFGTDGAVDLKAQMPGLQRATYQETSAPLVTRDLVILGSAIADNYYATNPSGAIRAYDVRTGAIVWKFDAGKPDDTAPLKAGELYEPNSAVAWTQLAADEGLGQVYVPFGNRSPDQVGVSRSKADEAFIDALAALDLKTGRLIWKFQTAAHDLWDRDNPSQPVLLTLPHQGDAVPAILIPTKIGNIWVLDRRTGAPIVPVEQVKVSTETDIPGETLAPTQPMSALRFTPAPLTEAAMWGTTPFDQIQCRIAFRSNRYDGNPFTPPQASGGSIVWPGNIGVFNWGSVAVDPVNHWMIATPQYLPYIYQLHRRPEAEPNKRLFSTDPDSKPGNENLGGSYAVSIAHMRSALGVPCNAPPWGVRVGVNLADGTTAWRHRNGTVAGQKVAGVTFPIPFEMGMLAHGGTLTTAGGVAFAGAALDDLIRGYDMKTGETLWSMTLPAGGQATPMTYRGKDGRQYVVIAAGGHGSLGTTPGDSVIAYRLD from the coding sequence ATGGCAGTCAAAATCCTAGGTCTTCTGACTGCAATACTAGGATTATCCCTGATCTGTTTCGGATACAAGCTTGCGGCGGTCGGCGGGTCGCCGTTCTACGCGACGGTCGGCCTCGGCGTGCTCGCCGCCGGGATCCAGCTCGCCCGGCGGCGCCAGGGCGGCTTCTGGCTCTACGCGCTCAGCCTCGCGGCGGCCTTCGCTTGGACGATCCACGAGGTCGGGTTCGACAAGTGGCAGTGGATCCCGCGCGGCGCGCTGATCCTGTTCCTCGGCCTGCTCCTGTCCCTGCCGTTCGTGCCGGGGGGCCTGCGGAACGCGCCGCGACATCCCTGGGCGCCGGGCCTGGGCAACGGGCCGCTGGCCTTGCGCGCCGTCGTGGCGCTCCTCATGGCTGCGAGCGGCGCGGCGTGGTTCGTCGACCCGGTCGAGACCCGGGGCAGCCTGCCGACGGTCGCCCAGGCCGGGAACGCCGCGGTCGATCCGAGCGGCGTCGCCTATCCGGCCGACGACTGGGTCGCCTACGGCGGCACCAATCTCGGCCAGCGCTACTCGGCGCTGAAGGACATCGACACCGGCAACGTCCGCGGCCTCAAGGTCGCCTGGGAGCACCATACCGGCGACCTGCGCGAGGGCGACGGCCGCGATTCGAAGGAGTACACCTTCGAGGCGACGCCGATCAAAGTGAACGGGCTGCTGTATTTCTGCACCCCGCACAGCATCGTCCAGGCCCTGGAGCCGGAGACCGGCCGCGTGGTCTGGTCGTTCGATCCCAGGATGCAGCGGGACGCCCAGTACCAGCACCAGACCTGCCGCGGCGTGTCCTACAACGACTCGGCCACGTACGTGGTGCCGGCCGAGACCGACCCCGCAGCCGCCCAGGCCGCCGCGGCGGCAATCGCCGAATGCCCGCGCCGGATCATCGCGGCCTCGGTGGACGCCAAGCTCTACGCCCTGAACGCCGACACCGGCGCGCCCTGCGGGCGCTTCGGCACCGACGGCGCCGTGGACCTGAAGGCGCAGATGCCGGGTCTCCAGCGGGCGACCTACCAGGAGACCTCGGCGCCGCTGGTGACCCGGGACCTGGTGATCCTCGGCAGCGCCATCGCCGACAATTACTACGCAACCAACCCGTCGGGGGCGATCCGCGCCTACGACGTGCGCACCGGCGCGATCGTGTGGAAGTTCGACGCCGGCAAGCCCGACGACACCGCGCCGCTCAAGGCCGGCGAACTCTACGAGCCGAACTCGGCGGTGGCCTGGACGCAGCTCGCGGCGGACGAGGGCCTGGGCCAGGTCTACGTGCCGTTCGGCAACCGCTCGCCCGACCAGGTCGGCGTGTCCCGGTCCAAGGCGGACGAGGCCTTCATCGACGCCCTGGCGGCCCTCGACCTGAAGACCGGCCGGCTGATCTGGAAGTTCCAGACCGCGGCGCACGACCTGTGGGACCGGGACAACCCGTCCCAGCCGGTGCTGCTGACCCTGCCGCACCAGGGCGACGCGGTGCCGGCGATCCTGATCCCGACCAAGATCGGCAACATCTGGGTCCTGGACCGCCGCACCGGCGCGCCGATCGTGCCGGTGGAGCAGGTCAAGGTCTCCACCGAGACCGATATCCCGGGCGAGACGCTGGCGCCGACCCAGCCGATGTCCGCGCTCCGCTTCACCCCAGCGCCGCTGACGGAGGCCGCGATGTGGGGCACGACGCCGTTCGACCAGATCCAGTGCCGCATCGCGTTCCGGTCCAACCGCTACGACGGTAACCCGTTCACGCCGCCCCAGGCGTCGGGGGGCTCGATCGTGTGGCCAGGCAATATCGGGGTGTTCAACTGGGGCTCGGTGGCCGTCGATCCGGTCAACCACTGGATGATCGCGACGCCGCAATACCTGCCCTACATCTACCAGCTGCATCGGCGCCCGGAGGCCGAGCCGAACAAGCGCCTGTTCTCCACCGACCCGGACTCGAAGCCCGGCAACGAGAATCTCGGCGGCTCCTACGCGGTGTCGATCGCCCACATGCGCTCGGCGCTCGGCGTGCCCTGCAACGCGCCGCCCTGGGGCGTGCGGGTCGGGGTGAACCTCGCGGACGGCACCACCGCGTGGAGGCACCGCAACGGCACCGTGGCCGGCCAGAAGGTCGCCGGCGTCACGTTCCCGATCCCGTTCGAGATGGGCATGCTGGCCCATGGCGGCACCCTGACCACGGCCGGCGGGGTCGCCTTCGCGGGCGCCGCCCTGGACGACCTGATCCGCGGCTACGACATGAAGACCGGCGAGACCCTCTGGTCCATGACGCTGCCGGCGGGCGGGCAGGCGACCCCGATGACCTACCGGGGCAAGGACGGCCGGCAATACGTCGTGATCGCCGCCGGCGGCCACGGCTCCCTCGGCACCACGCCGGGCGACTCGGTCATCGCCTACCGGCTCGACTGA
- a CDS encoding efflux RND transporter periplasmic adaptor subunit — protein sequence MADRDSSAARASAAPDAAGGPARRGRLWVGLLALAGVGLLGYRHWPDPSRASSPPPQAAKKLQTVRVVMARQASDTLSLTQTGTTQAFDTASLYPRATGYIVERKVDIGSHVKKGDLLFRISAPDLDQQLVQAQSQVLQLQAALIQARAMVDQAEANRHLADVTNRRTSTLAGSGTETRQNADTAQAGVLAQGANVDAVKAAVKVAEANIAAQEAQVARLKVLTGFEEIRAPFDGVVTTRNTDVGDAVTADTNTGAPLLTLARDDVLRMAVNVPLYAADGIRDGLEAKAEVAQRPGQVFPGRVSRSSTTLLHASRTLVTQVDIPNPDRVLQAGLYITLTLAIPRVSPAVSVPNDALIFDQDGTRVAVVEAGAEGGHVVRMRPVTIFRQTGTVLELRTGLTGGERVVVGPPASLRDGDPVALRPEGKTGT from the coding sequence ATGGCGGACCGGGACAGTTCAGCCGCGCGCGCATCAGCTGCGCCGGATGCGGCTGGCGGCCCCGCGCGGCGCGGCCGCCTGTGGGTCGGCCTGCTGGCGCTGGCGGGCGTCGGGCTCCTGGGCTACCGCCACTGGCCGGACCCGTCCCGGGCATCGAGCCCGCCGCCGCAGGCGGCCAAGAAGCTCCAGACCGTGCGGGTGGTCATGGCCCGGCAGGCCTCCGACACGCTCAGCCTGACCCAGACCGGCACCACCCAGGCCTTCGACACGGCGAGCCTCTATCCGCGGGCGACCGGCTACATCGTCGAGCGCAAGGTCGATATCGGCTCGCACGTGAAGAAGGGCGACCTGCTGTTCCGGATCAGCGCGCCCGACCTCGACCAGCAGCTCGTCCAGGCGCAATCGCAGGTTCTGCAATTGCAGGCGGCTCTGATCCAGGCGCGCGCCATGGTCGACCAGGCCGAGGCCAACCGCCACCTCGCGGACGTGACCAACCGGCGGACCTCGACGCTGGCCGGCAGCGGCACCGAGACCCGGCAGAACGCCGACACGGCGCAGGCCGGGGTGCTGGCGCAGGGCGCCAACGTCGACGCGGTCAAGGCGGCCGTGAAGGTCGCGGAGGCCAACATCGCCGCCCAGGAGGCCCAGGTCGCCCGGCTCAAGGTCCTGACCGGCTTCGAGGAGATCCGCGCGCCCTTCGACGGGGTCGTGACCACCCGCAACACCGATGTCGGCGACGCGGTCACGGCGGACACCAACACGGGCGCGCCGCTGCTGACGCTGGCCCGGGACGACGTGCTGCGCATGGCGGTGAACGTGCCGCTCTACGCGGCCGACGGAATCCGCGACGGCCTGGAGGCCAAGGCCGAGGTGGCGCAGCGCCCCGGACAGGTCTTCCCCGGCCGGGTCTCGCGCTCGTCCACGACCCTGCTCCACGCCTCGCGCACCCTGGTGACGCAGGTCGACATCCCCAACCCGGACCGGGTCCTGCAGGCCGGCCTCTACATCACCCTCACCCTGGCGATCCCCCGGGTGTCCCCGGCGGTGTCGGTCCCGAACGACGCCCTGATCTTCGACCAGGACGGCACCCGGGTGGCGGTGGTGGAGGCCGGCGCGGAGGGTGGTCATGTGGTGCGGATGCGCCCGGTGACGATCTTCCGCCAGACCGGGACGGTGCTGGAGCTGCGCACCGGCCTGACCGGCGGCGAGCGGGTCGTGGTCGGGCCGCCGGCGTCGCTGCGCGACGGCGACCCGGTCGCCCTGCGGCCGGAGGGCAAGACTGGGACGTGA